One window from the genome of Saccharicrinis carchari encodes:
- a CDS encoding amidohydrolase family protein has protein sequence MKKKFFNANIYRNDAASEMIVENGKITQIGTNLPKCEEEIDLQGKLVLPPYVDPHLHLDYVYTLSELGQEGAGSGTLFEAIELWPKFKETLTVESVKRLALKGIKDEVSQGVQHIRTHIDVTDPKFTALKAMLEMKEELKDVVDIQIVSFPQQGMYMYKGGVDLVEEALKMGADVVGGIPHYEPAREFGEKSVHDIVKLALKYNKLIDVHCDETDDTHSRFVELLNALVLMEDYGSKTTASHTCSFGSADNSYAFRMMDLFKKSKLNFISCPTENAYLQGRQDTYPKRRGLTRVKEFIESGINVAFAQDSINDPWYPMGNGNMMNILDNGIHLAQIMSPQEVKTNFDLITYNGARCLNIQDSYGLDVGKQANFIVLNESSVYEAIRKRVDVLASVRNGEYLFKRKETAYDVELSL, from the coding sequence ATGAAAAAAAAGTTTTTCAATGCGAATATTTATCGCAACGATGCAGCAAGCGAAATGATTGTAGAAAATGGAAAAATTACACAGATTGGAACTAATTTGCCTAAGTGTGAGGAGGAAATTGATCTCCAAGGGAAGCTTGTGTTGCCTCCCTATGTAGATCCGCATTTACATTTGGATTATGTATATACATTATCTGAGCTTGGACAAGAAGGAGCAGGTTCGGGGACTTTGTTTGAAGCGATTGAATTATGGCCAAAATTTAAAGAAACACTAACCGTTGAAAGTGTAAAAAGACTTGCCCTGAAGGGAATTAAAGATGAGGTTTCGCAAGGCGTACAACATATCCGTACGCATATTGACGTTACAGATCCAAAATTTACGGCACTAAAAGCCATGTTGGAAATGAAGGAAGAGTTAAAGGATGTTGTTGATATACAAATAGTTTCTTTCCCGCAACAAGGGATGTACATGTACAAAGGCGGCGTTGATTTAGTAGAGGAGGCGCTTAAAATGGGGGCTGATGTGGTAGGAGGTATTCCACACTATGAACCTGCCCGGGAATTTGGAGAAAAGTCGGTTCACGACATCGTTAAGCTGGCTTTAAAATACAATAAACTGATTGATGTTCACTGCGACGAAACAGATGATACCCATTCGCGCTTTGTGGAGTTATTGAATGCCCTTGTCCTTATGGAGGATTATGGTAGTAAAACTACGGCAAGTCATACTTGTTCCTTCGGTTCGGCGGATAATTCTTATGCTTTTAGAATGATGGATTTATTTAAAAAGAGCAAGCTGAATTTTATCTCTTGCCCCACTGAAAATGCCTATCTTCAAGGTCGCCAGGATACCTATCCTAAGCGTCGTGGATTAACCAGAGTGAAAGAATTTATTGAATCGGGGATAAATGTGGCTTTTGCACAAGATTCAATAAACGATCCCTGGTACCCCATGGGGAATGGCAATATGATGAATATTTTGGATAATGGAATTCACCTGGCTCAAATTATGTCGCCGCAAGAAGTAAAAACAAATTTTGATTTAATCACCTATAATGGAGCCCGTTGTTTAAATATTCAGGACAGTTATGGTTTGGATGTAGGAAAACAAGCCAACTTTATTGTTTTAAATGAGAGTTCTGTTTATGAGGCTATTCGTAAAAGAGTGGATGTGTTGGCTTCGGTTCGTAATGGAGAGTATCTATTTAAGCGTAAAGAAACAGCCTACGATGTTGAATTATCATTATAA
- a CDS encoding heavy metal translocating P-type ATPase, which yields MTAKQVNRIMYAAGILLLAAFTSYLFNWGRPLLDALLIIASIVAGIPTFIRAWKASRLKMFSIELLVTIAVIGALIIGEYVESAAVTFLFLFGAFLEGRSLEKARASLKSLMEMAPLEATVVRNGVRSKIMADEVVKNDLIIIQTGEKIPIDGRVISGSASVNEAAITGESIPASKGVDAQVFSGSILDSGYLEVIAESVGADTTFSKIIELVEEAQEGKAKTQRFLEQFATIYTPGIMVLSLLVWVLTKDVHLALTFLVIACPGALVISAPVSIVAGIGNGARNGILIKGGEVMENLAKINAVVFDKTGTLTKGQPGVTAIKGFGISEKEVLLMAAEAEVVSEHHLGRAIVQEAEKKGLKLRNQPTDVRVLKGRGIEVNLNGKPLYIGNRKGLTQHNIPIEIEVEAYATQQEKAGNTAVFIADDKQVMGIISIADTIRNKAIDTIHHLKSVGIAHLVMLTGDNKHTAQIVGEQLSMDSIYAELLPEDKALKVKDCMGKGIKLAMVGDGVNDAPAIASADVGIAMGVAGTDVAMETADVVLMADNLEKLTHALKLAKTTVRNMKQNMFIAVGTVALLLAGVLTKNVNLASGMLIHEFSVLVVILNAIRLVRFKPSSRFAQPAPPKEERVYAARKLTQEC from the coding sequence ATGACAGCTAAACAAGTAAATCGGATAATGTATGCAGCAGGAATTTTGCTTCTAGCTGCATTTACAAGCTATTTGTTCAACTGGGGCAGGCCGTTATTGGATGCGCTTTTAATCATAGCCTCAATAGTCGCCGGAATCCCAACTTTTATTAGAGCCTGGAAAGCCTCAAGGTTAAAAATGTTCAGTATCGAACTCTTAGTAACCATAGCCGTTATTGGCGCCCTGATTATCGGCGAATATGTAGAATCAGCCGCGGTAACCTTCTTGTTTCTATTCGGTGCTTTTTTGGAGGGACGATCTTTGGAAAAAGCCCGTGCCTCCCTTAAATCCCTCATGGAAATGGCTCCGTTGGAAGCAACGGTAGTCCGAAATGGCGTACGTTCCAAAATTATGGCGGATGAAGTCGTTAAAAATGATTTGATCATTATTCAAACAGGCGAAAAGATTCCAATCGATGGTCGGGTAATCTCAGGGTCTGCCTCTGTGAATGAGGCAGCGATTACCGGCGAATCCATTCCCGCAAGCAAAGGTGTGGATGCTCAAGTATTTAGCGGAAGTATTCTGGACAGTGGATATCTGGAGGTAATAGCAGAAAGTGTAGGAGCGGATACTACTTTTTCTAAAATCATTGAATTGGTGGAGGAAGCACAGGAAGGAAAAGCCAAAACCCAACGGTTTTTAGAGCAATTTGCTACTATTTATACGCCTGGAATTATGGTTCTTTCCCTCCTCGTATGGGTGTTAACAAAGGATGTGCACCTGGCACTTACCTTTTTGGTGATCGCCTGTCCGGGTGCCTTGGTGATTTCTGCACCTGTATCTATCGTTGCCGGAATCGGGAATGGTGCCCGTAACGGCATTTTAATTAAAGGTGGCGAAGTGATGGAAAACCTGGCGAAAATTAATGCAGTGGTTTTCGACAAGACGGGAACATTGACAAAAGGCCAGCCCGGAGTTACCGCCATAAAAGGATTTGGCATTAGCGAGAAAGAAGTACTGCTGATGGCGGCAGAAGCCGAAGTGGTTTCGGAACATCATTTGGGCAGAGCTATTGTACAAGAAGCCGAAAAGAAAGGATTAAAACTTCGGAATCAACCTACAGATGTAAGAGTGCTCAAAGGTCGTGGTATTGAGGTAAATTTAAATGGAAAACCACTCTATATCGGCAATCGAAAGGGACTTACGCAGCATAATATACCCATAGAAATTGAAGTGGAAGCCTATGCCACGCAGCAGGAGAAAGCCGGGAACACCGCCGTATTTATTGCTGATGATAAACAGGTAATGGGCATAATTTCTATCGCTGATACCATTAGAAACAAAGCCATTGATACTATCCACCATCTCAAATCGGTGGGCATTGCACATTTGGTAATGCTTACCGGCGACAATAAACATACTGCCCAAATAGTGGGCGAGCAATTGAGTATGGATAGTATATATGCCGAATTGCTTCCCGAAGACAAGGCGCTGAAAGTTAAAGATTGCATGGGTAAAGGTATAAAACTGGCCATGGTTGGGGATGGTGTAAATGATGCCCCTGCCATTGCTTCCGCCGATGTTGGAATTGCAATGGGAGTGGCAGGTACCGATGTTGCCATGGAAACGGCAGATGTTGTGCTGATGGCCGACAACCTGGAAAAACTGACCCATGCATTAAAGCTTGCCAAAACTACAGTGCGCAATATGAAACAAAACATGTTTATCGCTGTCGGAACGGTTGCCCTTTTACTGGCCGGTGTATTGACTAAAAATGTGAACTTAGCCTCGGGTATGTTGATTCATGAGTTCAGCGTGCTTGTGGTCATATTAAATGCTATTCGCTTGGTTCGTTTTAAACCTTCCAGCCGCTTTGCGCAACCCGCACCGCCAAAGGAAGAGCGAGTTTACGCAGCAAGAAAACTAACCCAGGAATGTTAA
- a CDS encoding heavy-metal-associated domain-containing protein, with the protein MKTTRFQLETLTCPSCITSIEGVLNKEPGVEKAKVLFNSSKVKIEHDEEKVSPEQLAELIKKVGYPILSSK; encoded by the coding sequence ATGAAAACGACAAGATTTCAGTTGGAGACCCTTACATGCCCAAGTTGCATTACCAGTATAGAAGGTGTTCTTAACAAGGAACCAGGCGTAGAGAAGGCAAAAGTGCTTTTCAACTCCAGCAAGGTTAAAATAGAACATGACGAAGAAAAGGTATCACCTGAGCAGTTGGCCGAATTGATAAAAAAAGTAGGCTATCCCATTTTATCCTCTAAATAG
- a CDS encoding DUF6448 family protein: protein MKTQERKAIVAGALKPGKSFKLNMRSLLLTFALMLVSLPGFAHCDSYDGPVIKDALKALDKNNVQLVLKWIEPQQEKEIISLFDKTYRLKKGDKQVYSIVEKHFLETLVRLHRETEGAPYTGLKPAGSTTPLVVMADNSIAKNDVGEVINTVTTHLEQVLRDRYATVAKLGKTKDESVEQGRAYVHAYVQYTHTLEALEHILHGDISH, encoded by the coding sequence ATGAAAACTCAAGAAAGAAAAGCAATTGTTGCCGGTGCTTTAAAACCTGGCAAATCTTTTAAACTCAATATGCGATCGCTTCTTTTGACATTCGCATTGATGTTGGTCAGCCTTCCCGGATTTGCGCATTGCGACTCGTATGACGGCCCCGTTATTAAAGATGCATTAAAGGCATTGGATAAAAATAATGTGCAGCTGGTTTTGAAGTGGATTGAACCACAACAAGAAAAGGAAATCATTTCCTTGTTCGACAAAACCTACCGCTTAAAAAAAGGAGACAAACAAGTGTATTCAATTGTTGAAAAGCACTTTCTGGAAACCCTTGTACGATTGCACAGAGAGACCGAAGGCGCACCTTATACCGGATTAAAACCGGCAGGATCCACGACTCCTTTGGTTGTAATGGCAGATAATTCAATAGCAAAAAATGATGTAGGGGAAGTAATTAATACCGTGACTACCCATTTGGAACAAGTGCTAAGAGACCGATATGCCACCGTAGCAAAACTTGGTAAAACAAAAGATGAATCCGTTGAGCAAGGAAGAGCTTATGTACATGCTTACGTACAATACACGCATACCTTAGAAGCCCTGGAGCACATACTACACGGTGATATTTCTCACTAA
- a CDS encoding helix-turn-helix domain-containing protein produces the protein MKYILFIASFNAFFFLVLLLQKKPRLLHDRIFIFWLFYLGGITAIYAFSMESFASTPVLSGGIIALFLLHGPFLYLYVSTLAFNHNKLKIKNSWHFAPFVAFILYLLIASGFPAYSAAIRVDHVAEGGGGQPILFLFFLALTALSGPVYFVLAQRQLRKTKVFNHNFSSSDIELDWLGKLIPAFGIIWTALIIIAVIHHIFYLFTIDFCINGLMLSLSAFIILIGYFGLKQIGVFISYTDEKPKEAIIETENSIPSLKDDDLDKCFCKIDDYFKTERPYLEPDLTLPKLAKSLNVPHHHLSQVINEVYGQNFFDFINKYRVEEVKNKIVDPQFDNYSLLGIAFESGFNSKSAFNRVFKKFTGKTPSEFRNSQQ, from the coding sequence ATGAAATATATTCTCTTTATAGCCTCATTCAATGCATTTTTCTTTTTGGTGCTTCTTCTTCAGAAAAAACCAAGATTACTGCACGATCGCATCTTTATTTTTTGGCTTTTTTATTTGGGTGGTATCACGGCTATTTATGCTTTCTCAATGGAATCCTTCGCCAGTACCCCTGTTTTATCCGGAGGTATTATCGCTTTGTTCCTATTGCACGGCCCTTTTTTATATCTGTATGTTTCTACACTTGCTTTTAACCACAACAAACTTAAAATCAAAAATAGCTGGCATTTTGCCCCTTTTGTGGCCTTTATTCTGTATTTGTTAATTGCATCGGGCTTTCCCGCCTATTCCGCGGCGATTAGGGTAGATCATGTTGCTGAGGGGGGAGGTGGACAACCCATACTATTTTTGTTTTTCCTTGCTTTAACCGCACTTTCCGGACCGGTTTATTTTGTGCTGGCACAAAGGCAGTTACGCAAAACCAAAGTGTTTAACCATAATTTTTCCTCCAGTGATATTGAATTGGACTGGTTGGGGAAATTGATTCCTGCTTTTGGTATAATATGGACCGCTTTAATTATTATCGCAGTCATTCATCATATTTTTTATCTGTTCACCATAGATTTTTGTATCAATGGTCTCATGCTGTCACTTTCAGCATTTATTATCTTGATCGGGTATTTTGGTTTAAAGCAAATAGGCGTATTTATCAGCTATACCGATGAAAAACCCAAAGAAGCTATTATCGAAACTGAAAATTCTATTCCCAGTTTAAAAGATGACGATTTGGATAAGTGTTTTTGTAAAATAGACGATTATTTTAAAACGGAACGACCTTATTTAGAACCCGACTTGACTTTGCCCAAGCTAGCCAAAAGCCTAAATGTTCCTCATCATCATCTTTCGCAGGTCATCAACGAAGTGTATGGACAGAACTTCTTTGATTTCATTAACAAATACAGGGTCGAAGAAGTAAAAAATAAAATTGTGGATCCCCAATTCGATAATTATTCCTTACTGGGTATCGCATTCGAAAGTGGGTTTAACTCTAAATCGGCCTTTAACCGCGTATTTAAGAAGTTTACGGGAAAAACCCCCAGCGAATTTCGGAACTCCCAACAATAG